One genomic window of Halorubrum hochsteinianum includes the following:
- a CDS encoding mandelate racemase/muconate lactonizing enzyme family protein: protein MTDDRPRGGGPSLAVRHRPFELDLVRPLGTAHGEIRSRDGFVVAVERERDGSPAAGLGEATPLPGWTESREACAAALDGLSDPDGDGTGPDRLDPLDALDPESTPAARHGVSLALADAAARESGARLADRLADGAGVDATPADAVPVNATVGDADPAETAAEAERAAAEGFDCLKLKVGVRGVDADVERVRAVREAVGDGVALRVDANGAWDRETARRALDVLAAFDLAYAEQPLPADDLEGLASLRETGRGAGVPIAVDESLVARGIDAVLNADAADVAVLKPMALGGPDRALAAALRARAAGVDPVVTTTIDAVVARTAAVHVAAAIPGVSPCGLATGPLLDEDLSPDPCPVADGRMPVPSGPGLAGGAFDELRRS, encoded by the coding sequence GTGACCGACGACCGACCCCGCGGCGGAGGTCCGTCCCTCGCCGTCCGGCACCGCCCGTTCGAACTCGACTTGGTCCGTCCGCTCGGCACCGCGCACGGCGAGATCCGCAGCCGAGACGGGTTCGTGGTCGCCGTCGAGCGCGAGCGCGACGGTTCGCCCGCGGCCGGCCTCGGCGAGGCGACCCCGCTCCCGGGGTGGACGGAGTCGCGCGAGGCCTGCGCGGCGGCGCTTGACGGGCTGTCGGACCCCGACGGCGACGGAACGGGACCGGATCGGCTCGACCCGCTCGACGCCCTCGATCCCGAGTCGACGCCGGCCGCCCGACACGGCGTCTCTCTCGCGCTCGCCGACGCCGCGGCCCGGGAGTCTGGAGCGCGGCTCGCGGACCGGCTCGCGGACGGGGCCGGCGTCGACGCGACGCCCGCGGACGCCGTCCCGGTCAACGCGACCGTCGGCGACGCCGACCCGGCCGAGACCGCCGCCGAGGCCGAGCGGGCCGCGGCCGAGGGGTTCGACTGCCTCAAACTGAAGGTCGGTGTCCGCGGCGTCGACGCCGACGTGGAGCGCGTCCGCGCGGTCCGCGAGGCGGTCGGCGACGGGGTCGCGCTTCGCGTCGACGCGAACGGGGCGTGGGACCGGGAGACGGCGCGCCGCGCGCTCGACGTGCTGGCCGCGTTCGACCTCGCGTACGCCGAGCAGCCGCTCCCGGCGGACGACCTCGAAGGGCTGGCGAGCCTCCGCGAGACCGGACGGGGGGCGGGGGTCCCGATCGCGGTCGACGAGTCGCTCGTGGCCCGCGGGATCGACGCCGTCCTGAACGCCGACGCCGCCGACGTGGCGGTCCTCAAACCGATGGCGCTGGGCGGACCCGACCGGGCGCTCGCGGCCGCGCTCCGGGCGCGGGCTGCCGGGGTCGACCCGGTCGTCACCACCACGATCGACGCGGTGGTCGCGCGCACCGCCGCGGTCCACGTCGCGGCCGCGATCCCGGGCGTGTCCCCCTGCGGGCTGGCGACCGGACCGCTGCTCGACGAGGACCTGTCGCCGGACCCGTGTCCCGTCGCGGACGGGCGGATGCCGGTCCCGTCCGGTCCGGGACTCGCCGGCGGCGCGTTCGACGAACTGCGGCGCTCGTAG
- a CDS encoding halocyanin domain-containing protein has translation MRDSSRRALLAAAGTASATALAGCAGALLPGSGGDAAESSADDPVDRTGESTVEVAVGADGGFSYAPAHVRIDAGTTVRWEWTGNGGGHNVYAVDGSFESALVAEEGHTYERAFDASGTYEYVCTPHQTRGMRGSVEVVSADED, from the coding sequence ATGAGAGACAGCAGCCGCCGCGCCCTCCTCGCCGCCGCCGGAACCGCGAGCGCGACCGCCCTCGCGGGCTGTGCCGGCGCGCTCCTCCCCGGGTCGGGAGGGGACGCCGCCGAGTCGTCGGCCGACGATCCGGTCGACCGGACCGGCGAGTCGACCGTCGAAGTCGCCGTCGGCGCGGACGGCGGATTCTCCTACGCGCCCGCACACGTCCGGATAGACGCCGGGACGACCGTCAGGTGGGAGTGGACCGGGAACGGCGGCGGGCACAACGTGTACGCGGTCGACGGGTCGTTCGAGTCCGCGCTCGTCGCCGAGGAGGGTCACACCTACGAACGCGCGTTCGACGCGTCGGGGACGTACGAGTACGTCTGTACGCCCCACCAGACCCGCGGCATGCGCGGCAGCGTCGAGGTCGTCTCGGCGGACGAGGACTGA
- a CDS encoding DUF5799 family protein has product MSEWTDAIVGERMTVDNQFNDRVAASRFSSQEWGLIMTAIDFEIENADDPEDARVVADTSSLPAIMPELENLRSQMAGMGGAPGGAEGGGSGGGLVDSIKGALGLGGGGGGGPSDEELEAAERLVQEYADELQAHLEEVGKWEQVRVAYQE; this is encoded by the coding sequence ATGAGCGAGTGGACCGACGCCATCGTCGGCGAGCGGATGACGGTCGACAACCAGTTCAACGACCGGGTCGCGGCGTCCCGCTTCTCCAGCCAGGAGTGGGGCCTCATCATGACCGCGATCGACTTCGAGATCGAGAACGCCGACGACCCGGAGGACGCCCGCGTCGTGGCGGACACGTCGAGCCTCCCGGCGATCATGCCCGAACTGGAGAACCTCCGCTCGCAGATGGCGGGGATGGGGGGTGCCCCCGGCGGCGCGGAGGGCGGGGGGTCGGGCGGCGGCCTGGTCGACTCCATCAAGGGCGCGCTCGGTCTCGGCGGCGGCGGTGGCGGCGGCCCCTCGGACGAGGAACTGGAGGCAGCGGAGCGGCTGGTACAGGAGTACGCCGACGAGCTACAGGCCCACCTAGAGGAGGTCGGCAAGTGGGAGCAGGTCCGCGTCGCGTATCAGGAGTGA
- a CDS encoding DUF7557 family protein, translating to MPQVHLDEETVERLDALRVDDEEYDEIVSELIGIYEAEELTLFRGSDIE from the coding sequence ATGCCCCAAGTCCACCTCGACGAGGAGACGGTCGAGCGGCTCGACGCGCTCCGGGTCGACGACGAGGAGTACGACGAGATCGTGAGCGAACTTATCGGCATCTACGAGGCGGAGGAGCTCACGCTGTTCCGCGGCAGCGACATCGAGTGA
- a CDS encoding phosphotransferase family protein, which produces MDVADSEPISRALDAAFPGRTPDRLTGVGPSWNGSNETVGVTFADGGRAFLKVALMDDGSRIARERAVLRYVDAHGPLAVPDVLAADPGGDPAYLATAPARGRELLAVYEAASDDERERLLRRVGGALAALHAHRFPRHGEVVGAGTETGSAADGDAAGSNPAGSDEAGGDAAGGGDPPTGLAIEFAPWTDVLLATIGRTREIGTSERLADHYDAVTDCVRANRDLLDGAPAALLHGDVTKPNLFVTTDAVGGGEPGVSPIDWELSHVGDPARDLVRAEDQLLNGFDSTGPERFAAALRDGYRERAGALPAGFERRRPVYEAVRMLGRSLFVDQWATYLDEPVDDLVERADAELRARLDAV; this is translated from the coding sequence ATGGATGTCGCCGACTCGGAGCCGATATCGCGGGCCCTCGACGCGGCGTTCCCGGGCCGGACCCCGGACCGGCTGACCGGCGTCGGTCCCTCGTGGAACGGGAGCAACGAGACGGTCGGCGTGACCTTCGCGGACGGCGGCCGGGCGTTCCTCAAGGTCGCGCTCATGGACGACGGCAGTCGGATCGCTCGCGAGCGCGCCGTGCTCCGGTACGTCGACGCGCACGGCCCGCTCGCGGTCCCCGACGTGCTGGCCGCCGACCCCGGCGGCGACCCGGCGTACCTCGCGACGGCACCGGCGCGGGGCCGAGAGCTACTGGCCGTCTACGAGGCCGCGAGCGACGACGAGCGCGAACGCCTCCTCCGCCGCGTCGGCGGCGCGCTCGCTGCGCTCCACGCCCACCGATTCCCCCGGCACGGCGAGGTCGTGGGGGCGGGGACCGAAACCGGATCAGCCGCCGATGGCGACGCGGCCGGGAGCAACCCGGCCGGAAGCGATGAGGCGGGGGGCGACGCGGCGGGAGGCGGCGACCCGCCGACCGGGCTCGCGATCGAGTTCGCGCCGTGGACCGACGTTCTGCTCGCGACGATCGGCCGGACTCGCGAGATCGGGACCTCTGAACGCCTCGCCGACCACTACGACGCGGTCACCGACTGCGTCCGCGCGAACCGCGACCTGCTCGACGGCGCGCCGGCGGCGCTGCTCCACGGCGACGTCACCAAGCCGAACCTCTTCGTGACAACGGACGCGGTCGGCGGCGGCGAGCCGGGCGTCTCGCCGATCGACTGGGAGCTGTCGCACGTCGGCGACCCGGCCCGGGACCTGGTGCGCGCGGAGGATCAACTGCTCAACGGCTTCGACTCGACCGGGCCGGAGCGGTTCGCCGCGGCGCTCCGAGATGGGTACCGCGAGCGGGCCGGCGCGCTGCCCGCGGGGTTCGAGCGCCGACGGCCCGTCTACGAGGCGGTCAGGATGCTCGGGCGGTCGCTGTTCGTCGACCAGTGGGCGACGTATCTGGACGAACCGGTCGACGACCTCGTCGAGCGCGCGGACGCCGAGCTACGGGCACGGCTCGACGCGGTCTGA
- a CDS encoding aldo/keto reductase yields the protein MPPLDLSIGLGTSGLDDPETCTDTVAAALDAGYRHVDTAQMYDNEAAVGRGIAESDVDRDDVVVATKVHPENLAPEDVRETARESLDRLGLDRVDLLYVHWPIRAYDAAATLPAFDDLRDAGLTDHVGVSNFTPDLLREADEILDAPIAAHQVECHPRFQQRELRDLADEFDHRLVGYSPLGRGEILDDSEVAAIAERNDLSPAVLALAWALDRGIVPIPKARGDHVRENLRAAEVDLPAAALDAVDALDPGERRIDPDDAAWNR from the coding sequence GTGCCACCGCTCGACCTCTCGATCGGGCTCGGAACCTCCGGGCTCGACGACCCCGAGACCTGTACCGACACCGTCGCCGCGGCGTTAGATGCCGGCTACCGCCACGTCGACACCGCGCAGATGTACGACAACGAGGCCGCCGTCGGCAGGGGGATCGCCGAGAGCGACGTCGACCGCGACGACGTCGTCGTCGCCACGAAGGTCCATCCCGAGAACCTCGCGCCAGAGGACGTCCGCGAGACGGCCCGCGAGAGCCTCGACCGGCTCGGACTCGACCGCGTGGACCTCCTGTACGTCCACTGGCCGATCCGGGCGTACGACGCGGCGGCGACGCTGCCGGCGTTCGACGACCTCCGCGACGCGGGGCTCACCGACCACGTCGGCGTCTCGAACTTCACGCCCGACCTCCTGCGAGAGGCCGACGAGATCCTCGACGCGCCGATCGCGGCCCATCAGGTCGAGTGCCACCCGCGGTTCCAACAGCGGGAACTGCGCGACCTCGCCGACGAGTTCGACCACCGGCTCGTCGGCTACTCCCCGCTCGGGCGCGGCGAGATCCTCGACGACTCGGAGGTGGCCGCGATCGCGGAGCGGAACGATCTCTCGCCCGCCGTCCTCGCGCTCGCGTGGGCGCTCGACCGGGGAATCGTCCCCATCCCGAAAGCGCGCGGCGACCACGTGCGGGAGAACCTGCGCGCGGCCGAGGTCGACCTCCCGGCGGCCGCCCTCGACGCCGTCGACGCGCTCGACCCCGGCGAACGGCGGATCGACCCTGACGACGCGGCGTGGAACCGGTGA
- a CDS encoding transcriptional regulator TbsP domain-containing protein: MASGPSLPLPPEAFPLRELSDPLLVDPGPRLLRAVAEAYREAAPALVDPTVADLADLAGEESAGGGESEEGDHTPPDDRPTLRVLAGESAVDAATAGFRSASRIAALLDASAVDLRVLDAPQPNAVLAGAESGFALIEGDRGGASDGGKFRWHRVGDDASLRGRYGSRFAEAEPYRLRTPSRRRVYEGFASRCDGAVAAAVLRALDVPDDSSVDETAGPSPEETRIRAYAVGAREAVLDRTLRRACEDAGLGSPSTFTRVKRLLREAGLVETEPVPQPVGRPRTRLVARGALAAAEGPEETVAAVRGVAD; the protein is encoded by the coding sequence ATGGCCAGCGGTCCCTCCCTTCCCCTGCCCCCGGAAGCGTTCCCGCTCCGAGAGCTCTCCGACCCGCTTCTCGTCGACCCCGGGCCGCGGCTGCTCCGCGCCGTCGCGGAGGCGTATCGGGAGGCCGCGCCGGCGCTCGTCGACCCGACCGTCGCGGACCTCGCGGACCTCGCCGGCGAGGAGAGTGCGGGGGGTGGGGAGAGCGAGGAGGGAGATCACACGCCGCCCGACGACCGTCCCACGCTGAGGGTGCTCGCGGGCGAGTCGGCGGTCGACGCCGCGACCGCGGGGTTCCGGTCGGCGAGCCGGATCGCGGCGCTCCTCGACGCCAGCGCGGTCGACCTCCGCGTCCTCGACGCGCCGCAGCCGAACGCGGTGCTGGCGGGAGCGGAGAGCGGATTCGCGCTGATCGAGGGCGATCGCGGCGGCGCGAGCGACGGGGGGAAGTTCCGGTGGCACCGCGTCGGCGACGACGCCTCGCTCCGCGGACGCTACGGCTCGCGGTTCGCGGAGGCCGAGCCGTATCGGCTCCGAACCCCGAGCCGACGCCGGGTGTACGAGGGGTTCGCGTCGCGGTGCGACGGGGCGGTCGCGGCCGCGGTGCTCCGCGCGCTCGACGTGCCGGACGATTCGAGCGTCGACGAAACCGCCGGGCCGTCCCCGGAGGAGACCCGGATCCGCGCCTACGCGGTCGGGGCCCGCGAGGCGGTCCTCGACCGCACCCTTCGGCGGGCCTGCGAGGACGCGGGACTCGGGAGCCCCTCGACGTTCACGCGGGTGAAACGGCTCCTGCGGGAGGCCGGACTGGTCGAGACGGAGCCGGTGCCGCAGCCGGTGGGGCGACCCCGGACGCGGCTCGTCGCTCGCGGCGCGCTCGCGGCGGCCGAGGGGCCGGAAGAGACCGTCGCGGCGGTGCGGGGCGTCGCGGACTGA
- a CDS encoding aldehyde dehydrogenase family protein, translating to MADAYNHYIDGEWVDGDGSETFESENPATGESLGEFQRGTPDDVDRAVAAADEAFEEWRELSRIQRAEYLWDVYHELRERTDELGAIVSKECGKEISEGKADVVEAAHMVEWAAGDARHPKGDIVPSEIPSKDAYMRRKPRGVTGCITPWNFPVAIPYWHMAIALVEGNTVVFKPAEQTPWCAQIVAEMFDDAGIPDGVFNMVQGFGDAGNAIVENDDVPTVLFTGSAEVGHHIQDKLGGVAGKRAACEMGGKNAIVVTEEADLDVAVHSAVMSSFKTTGQRCVSAERLIVHSDVYDEFKSRFVEVAESVAVGDPLDEDTFMGPLVEAEHHEKVTEYNELAREEGVNVLVDRTELDPDEIPDGHEDGHWIGPFVYEADPDADLRCTHEEVFGPHVALLEYDGDIERAVEIQNDVDYGLAGAIISEDYRQINYYRDRAELGLAYGNLPCIGAEVQLPFGGVKKSGNGYPSAREAIEAVTDRTAWTLNNSKEIEMAQGLSADIKTKND from the coding sequence ATGGCAGACGCCTACAACCACTACATCGACGGCGAGTGGGTCGACGGCGACGGCTCGGAGACGTTCGAGAGCGAGAACCCGGCGACGGGGGAGTCGCTCGGCGAGTTCCAGCGCGGAACCCCCGACGACGTCGACCGCGCGGTCGCCGCCGCCGACGAGGCGTTCGAGGAGTGGCGAGAGCTCTCCCGGATCCAGCGAGCCGAGTACCTCTGGGACGTGTATCACGAGCTGCGCGAGCGCACGGACGAACTCGGTGCGATCGTCTCGAAGGAGTGCGGCAAGGAGATATCGGAGGGGAAAGCCGACGTGGTCGAGGCCGCGCACATGGTCGAGTGGGCCGCCGGCGACGCCCGCCACCCGAAGGGCGACATCGTCCCCTCGGAGATCCCCTCGAAGGACGCGTACATGCGCCGGAAACCCCGCGGCGTCACCGGCTGTATCACGCCGTGGAACTTCCCGGTCGCGATCCCGTACTGGCACATGGCCATCGCGCTGGTCGAGGGGAACACCGTCGTGTTCAAGCCGGCCGAGCAGACCCCGTGGTGCGCGCAGATCGTCGCGGAGATGTTCGACGACGCGGGGATCCCGGACGGCGTGTTCAACATGGTACAGGGGTTCGGCGACGCGGGCAACGCGATCGTCGAGAACGACGACGTCCCGACCGTCCTCTTCACCGGATCCGCGGAGGTCGGCCACCACATCCAGGACAAGCTCGGCGGCGTCGCCGGCAAGCGGGCGGCCTGCGAGATGGGCGGAAAGAACGCCATCGTCGTCACCGAGGAGGCGGACCTCGATGTCGCGGTCCACTCCGCGGTGATGTCCTCGTTCAAGACGACCGGTCAGCGCTGCGTCTCCGCCGAGCGCCTGATCGTCCACAGCGACGTGTACGACGAGTTCAAATCGCGGTTCGTCGAGGTCGCCGAGTCGGTCGCGGTCGGCGACCCCCTCGACGAGGACACGTTCATGGGGCCGCTCGTGGAGGCGGAGCACCACGAGAAGGTCACCGAGTACAACGAGCTCGCCCGCGAGGAGGGCGTGAACGTCCTCGTCGACCGGACGGAGCTGGACCCGGACGAGATCCCGGACGGCCACGAGGACGGCCACTGGATCGGCCCGTTCGTCTACGAGGCGGACCCCGACGCCGACCTGCGGTGTACCCACGAGGAGGTGTTCGGCCCCCACGTCGCGCTCCTCGAATACGACGGGGACATCGAGCGCGCCGTCGAGATCCAGAACGACGTGGACTACGGGCTGGCGGGCGCGATCATCTCCGAGGACTACCGGCAGATCAACTACTACCGCGACCGCGCCGAACTGGGGCTGGCGTACGGGAACCTCCCGTGTATCGGCGCTGAGGTCCAGCTCCCCTTCGGCGGCGTGAAGAAGTCCGGCAACGGCTACCCCTCGGCCCGCGAGGCGATCGAGGCCGTCACCGACCGCACCGCGTGGACCCTGAACAACTCGAAGGAGATCGAGATGGCACAGGGGCTCTCGGCCGACATCAAGACGAAGAACGACTGA
- a CDS encoding helix-turn-helix domain-containing protein has protein sequence MAISDADQDREWSGTRLTLDLWHPNCWAIEATERTSGGVLAHAIYNTPKADGAPPNSVNGLFTAFADTNEGVEALLDAIRESDRAGDLFELKERFGRARDAPGNVVREFFLEYDPADMVCPTLLEHGFVHSAPVRIEDGREEWQVCFVGERTEIRDALDAVQADAGAEVSVESMSSTGYAGRTAREQRLDTLTPTQRDVYEHARESGYYEWPREASTRELAEDMDVSKTTLLEHLRKAESKLLDP, from the coding sequence ATGGCGATCTCAGACGCGGATCAGGACCGGGAGTGGTCGGGTACTCGGCTGACCTTGGACCTCTGGCATCCGAACTGCTGGGCGATCGAGGCGACCGAGCGGACCTCGGGCGGGGTGTTGGCTCACGCCATCTACAACACGCCGAAGGCGGACGGTGCCCCACCCAACTCGGTGAACGGGCTGTTCACCGCGTTCGCTGACACCAACGAGGGGGTCGAGGCGCTGCTGGACGCGATCCGCGAGTCGGACCGCGCGGGCGACCTGTTCGAACTGAAAGAGCGGTTCGGTCGCGCCCGGGACGCCCCCGGGAACGTCGTCCGCGAGTTCTTCCTGGAGTACGACCCGGCGGACATGGTGTGTCCGACGCTGCTCGAACACGGATTCGTCCACAGCGCGCCGGTCAGGATCGAGGACGGCCGAGAGGAGTGGCAGGTGTGTTTCGTCGGCGAGCGGACTGAGATACGCGACGCGCTGGACGCCGTACAGGCGGACGCCGGAGCGGAGGTCTCCGTCGAGTCGATGTCCTCGACCGGCTACGCCGGACGGACCGCCCGCGAGCAGCGGCTCGACACGCTGACCCCGACCCAACGGGACGTGTACGAACACGCTCGGGAGTCGGGGTACTACGAGTGGCCCCGAGAGGCGTCGACGCGCGAACTCGCCGAGGACATGGACGTCTCGAAGACGACGCTGCTCGAACACCTCCGGAAGGCGGAGTCGAAGCTCTTGGACCCGTGA
- a CDS encoding proline dehydrogenase family protein, whose amino-acid sequence MIPPIASNFVAGETPEAALAHVESLNDRGVAGILNLLGEHYEERPPADADADAYVDLVERIAEREVNACVSVKSSQIGLDVGDDAFEENLARIVAAANGTAETAPDDADTFVWIDMEDHETTDVTLDAFERHAVETDGNVGVCVQANLKRTREDLERLAGLPGKVRLVKGAYDEPAELSYKEKARVDESYRDCLAYMFEAFDDGVAVGSHDPAMIEYAGELHAEHGTPYEVQMLTGVRESAQFDLAADGVDVYQYIPYGSKWFSYFYRRIRERKSNALFALRAVVGR is encoded by the coding sequence ATGATACCGCCAATCGCGAGCAACTTCGTCGCCGGAGAGACGCCGGAGGCGGCGCTCGCTCACGTCGAGTCGCTCAACGACCGCGGCGTGGCCGGCATCCTGAACCTCTTGGGCGAACACTACGAGGAACGGCCGCCCGCCGACGCCGACGCCGACGCGTACGTCGACCTCGTCGAGCGGATCGCAGAGCGGGAGGTCAACGCCTGCGTCTCGGTGAAGTCGAGCCAGATCGGGCTCGACGTCGGCGACGACGCCTTCGAGGAGAACCTCGCGCGGATCGTCGCGGCGGCGAACGGGACCGCCGAGACCGCGCCCGACGACGCCGACACGTTCGTCTGGATCGACATGGAGGACCACGAGACGACGGACGTCACGCTCGACGCGTTCGAGCGCCACGCCGTCGAGACGGACGGCAACGTCGGCGTCTGCGTACAGGCGAACCTGAAGCGGACGCGCGAGGACCTCGAACGGCTCGCCGGGCTTCCGGGGAAGGTCCGGCTCGTCAAGGGGGCGTACGACGAGCCGGCCGAGCTGTCGTACAAGGAGAAGGCCCGCGTCGACGAGTCGTACCGCGACTGCCTCGCGTACATGTTCGAGGCGTTCGACGACGGGGTCGCCGTCGGGAGCCACGACCCGGCGATGATCGAGTACGCGGGGGAGCTCCACGCCGAACACGGGACGCCCTACGAGGTCCAGATGCTGACCGGGGTCCGCGAGTCGGCGCAGTTCGACCTCGCCGCAGACGGCGTCGACGTGTACCAGTACATCCCGTACGGCTCCAAGTGGTTCTCCTACTTCTACCGGCGGATCCGCGAGCGGAAATCGAACGCGCTGTTCGCGTTGCGAGCGGTCGTGGGACGCTGA
- a CDS encoding branched-chain amino acid ABC transporter permease, with protein MTVLGYLANGLVFSSIIVLGSIGLSLVYSIADFANFAHGDTMTIGAYTSLVTFGAVGGLGGAVLGLPYGFFVALLAGIAVAAVVAVGTEKLIYEPLDVDSIGLLITSIGIAFIYRAVIQIRFGSDFTRFDIQPLRPIEALVPYGIRVTLHDVAIVASAVVLVVGLHVLLQYTDLGRKMRAMADNPDLARVSGIRTRRVKLWTWVIGAGLAGAGGVFLGLFNQLSPRMGFNLLLVIFAAVILGGIGSVYGAMAGGFLIGMINQLTPFFSNVVEAIPIWPGWLAGVVRSLISIEYANAIAFVIMVLVLLIRPNGIAGEDAT; from the coding sequence ATGACCGTTCTCGGATACCTGGCCAACGGGCTGGTCTTCAGCAGCATCATCGTCCTCGGGAGCATCGGGCTGTCGCTGGTGTACAGCATCGCCGACTTCGCCAACTTCGCGCACGGCGACACGATGACGATCGGCGCGTACACGTCACTCGTGACGTTCGGTGCGGTCGGCGGGCTCGGCGGCGCGGTGTTGGGGCTCCCGTACGGCTTCTTCGTCGCGCTCCTCGCCGGGATCGCTGTCGCGGCGGTCGTCGCGGTCGGCACCGAGAAGCTCATCTACGAGCCGCTCGACGTCGACTCGATCGGCCTGCTGATCACCTCGATCGGGATCGCGTTCATCTACCGCGCCGTGATCCAGATCCGGTTCGGCTCCGACTTCACCCGGTTCGACATCCAGCCGCTGCGCCCGATCGAGGCGCTGGTCCCGTACGGGATCCGGGTGACGCTCCACGACGTCGCGATCGTCGCCTCGGCGGTCGTGCTCGTCGTCGGACTCCACGTCCTGCTACAGTACACCGACCTCGGTCGGAAGATGCGCGCGATGGCCGACAACCCGGACCTCGCGCGCGTCAGCGGCATCCGAACGAGGCGGGTCAAGCTGTGGACGTGGGTCATCGGCGCGGGACTCGCCGGTGCCGGCGGCGTGTTCCTCGGGCTGTTCAACCAGCTCTCGCCGCGGATGGGGTTTAACCTCCTTCTGGTGATCTTCGCGGCCGTAATCCTCGGCGGCATCGGCTCCGTCTACGGCGCGATGGCGGGCGGCTTCCTCATCGGCATGATAAACCAACTGACGCCGTTCTTCTCGAACGTGGTCGAAGCGATACCGATCTGGCCCGGATGGCTCGCGGGAGTCGTTCGGAGCCTGATCAGCATCGAGTACGCGAACGCCATCGCGTTCGTGATCATGGTCCTGGTCCTGTTGATCCGGCCCAACGGGATCGCCGGGGAGGACGCGACATGA
- a CDS encoding branched-chain amino acid ABC transporter permease has product MSALDAPRAALAELTRPEGWVLGVSVAFLLFLLAALLTGALGPTYFLFLVGLAGMYALLSFGLNAQWGFTGLINFSVAAFFGIGAYGSALMTASGSPIAGGLDPLVGLVVALVVAFALALLIGIPTLRLRADYLAIASLGLAEVVRLIVLNERWLTNGSAGVRGIPGFFEGWPVLSTFPEAMPGLRLEVVPGSPILLETAFWQASLNVLLVLGFAGATFFVLRRAHRSPWGRVLRTIRSDEDLARALGKNTYSFKMQSFVLGSLIMALAGVFYTHLNLYVGPGDLDPITTFYAWVAVILGGSGSNRGALFGGIVIVTIREGTRFLNDVALPIDPAPLRLLLIGVVIVAVMRYRPQGILPPQRDLIWPSAVDGGGAPETPDSGVRERKGGGGDE; this is encoded by the coding sequence ATGAGCGCGCTCGACGCCCCGAGGGCGGCACTCGCGGAGCTGACCCGCCCGGAGGGATGGGTACTCGGCGTCAGCGTCGCGTTCCTGCTGTTCCTCCTCGCCGCGCTGCTCACCGGCGCGCTCGGCCCGACGTACTTCCTGTTCCTCGTCGGGCTGGCGGGGATGTACGCGCTGCTGTCGTTCGGACTGAACGCCCAGTGGGGGTTCACCGGACTGATCAACTTCAGCGTCGCCGCGTTCTTCGGCATCGGCGCGTACGGCTCCGCGCTGATGACCGCGAGCGGCTCGCCGATCGCGGGCGGGCTCGACCCGCTCGTCGGGCTCGTCGTCGCGCTCGTCGTCGCGTTCGCGCTGGCGCTGCTCATCGGTATCCCGACGCTCCGGCTCCGGGCCGACTACCTCGCCATCGCCTCCCTCGGGCTGGCGGAGGTCGTCCGCCTGATCGTGCTCAACGAGCGCTGGCTGACGAACGGCAGCGCCGGTGTTCGGGGGATTCCGGGCTTCTTCGAGGGGTGGCCCGTCCTCTCTACGTTCCCGGAGGCGATGCCGGGACTGCGGCTGGAGGTCGTGCCCGGCTCGCCGATACTCCTCGAAACGGCGTTCTGGCAGGCGTCGCTGAACGTCCTGCTGGTCCTCGGGTTCGCCGGCGCGACGTTCTTCGTCCTGCGGCGGGCACACCGCTCCCCGTGGGGCCGGGTGCTGCGGACGATCCGCTCGGACGAGGACCTCGCGCGGGCGCTGGGGAAGAACACCTACTCGTTCAAGATGCAGTCGTTCGTCCTCGGCAGCCTGATCATGGCGCTGGCGGGCGTGTTCTACACGCACCTCAACCTGTACGTCGGACCGGGCGACCTCGACCCCATCACGACGTTCTACGCGTGGGTGGCCGTGATCTTGGGCGGCAGCGGCTCCAACCGCGGGGCGCTGTTCGGCGGGATCGTCATCGTCACGATCCGCGAGGGGACGCGGTTCCTCAACGACGTGGCTTTGCCGATCGACCCCGCGCCGCTCAGACTGCTGCTGATCGGCGTCGTGATCGTCGCCGTGATGCGCTACCGCCCGCAGGGGATCCTCCCGCCGCAGCGGGATCTCATCTGGCCGAGCGCGGTCGACGGGGGCGGCGCGCCGGAGACGCCGGACAGCGGCGTCCGCGAACGCAAGGGAGGTGGCGGCGATGAGTGA